Proteins encoded within one genomic window of Microcebus murinus isolate Inina chromosome 8, M.murinus_Inina_mat1.0, whole genome shotgun sequence:
- the HJURP gene encoding Holliday junction recognition protein: MAGEVPGRDALLLRKLKESRCRFQKRMQRLIEKYNRPFEDAPLVQMATLTYETPQGLKIWGGRLIKERNKGQMQDFPVMPTDGTHGPVRATAQGPELPEQSTQVLEADSESSDVDATLDQEDLAAWAVTPAVPQSPLKNELRRKYLTQVDILLQDSGCFECADDDGAEKDTLVTLLPSLASAATPAPGYSSAVSGESPGDPAESASSPKQWDPPRPCSTDMAIVSRNDSLSLTRTSSSSFLSSQSFVDDDICNVTISDLYEGMVHSMSLLLSSKPSSIISTKTFIMQNWNARRRHRCKSRMNKTYCKGGRHFQRRPKERFLPSSEPVQERGVLRDRKNLLDVSYCKTGLKLEKAFLEVKPQIQKSDPSWKELKVTPQKYSLLTYLGPIGTHSPDQENRYMTLKWLLSPVKRVYRPRILPGHGGTCHREIEIKFNELYRKYCLTPSRQPRLTGPPGSWAVDVHRGGPTSPGGRQGLETHRLSFPFNKAKAKSLTEAFETAGRRPTEENGCLPRGGSSLSLSNASPTPSPGRSQQMPDFHFQGISSGTFRKSVSPGRVVSVPRIGPLGSGRDRYDEIKEQFDKLHQKYCPKSPVRARAPLGIRASPGKASVEVWYQTEDLGTLNPDPRFQGSPKLSLSSSPMRSLLGSAATVAHPSARVPSATGRDLQSPAKRLRLSDPWGCGRDVHSRDSSGWVGRAAPRPGEQGSSSQPDSEEEKRNEGRFQDGRENWFLC; the protein is encoded by the exons ATGGCGGGCGAGGTCCCGGGGCGGGACGCGCTGCTGCTGCGGAAGCTCAAGGAGAGCCGCTGCCGCTTCCAGAAGCGCATGCAGCGGCTGATAGAGAAG TACAACCGGCCCTTCGAGGACGCGCCGCTCGTGCAGATGGCCACGCTCACCTACGAGACGCCCCAGG gcttGAAAATTTGGGGTGGAAGactaataaaggaaagaaacaaaggacaAATGCAG GACTTCCCTGTGATGCCCACGGATGGGACACATGGCCCCGTGCGAGCCACAGCGCAAGGCCCTGAGCTTCCCGAACAAAGCACACAGGTCCTGGAAGCTG ATTCAGAAAGCAGCGATGTCGATGCAACTTTAGACCAGGAAGATCTGGCTGCGTGGGCTGTCACG CCTGCAGTGCCTCAAAGCCCTTTGAAAAATGAGTTAAGAAGAAAATACTTAACCCAAGTGGATATACTGCTACAAGATTCAGGGTGTTTTGAG TGCGCAGACGACGACGGAGCTGAAAAGGACACACTCGTGACCCTGCTCCCCTCGCTGGCCTCCGCCGCCACGCCTGCCCCTG GATACAGTAGTGCTGTCTCTGGAGAGAGTCCTGGGGACCCAGCTGAATCAGCTTCATCTCCCAAACAATGGGACCCTCCGCGTCCTTGCTCAACAGACATGGCCATAGTATCTAGAAATGACAGTCTCTCACTAACAAGGACCAGTAGCAGCAGCTTCTTAAGCAGCCAGTCCTTTGTAGATGACGACATTTGCAACGTGACAATCAGTGACTTGTACGAGGGCATGGTGCACTCGATGAGCCTGCTGCTGAGTTCGAAGCCCTCAAGCATTATCTCCACCAAAACGTTCATCATGCAGAACTGGAACGCGAGGAGGAGGCACAGATGTAAGAGCAGGATGAACAAAACATACTGCAAAGGAGGCAGACATTTTCAGAGGCGCCCCAAGGAGAGGTTTTTACCCTCCTCTGAGCCTGTGCAAGAGAGAGGAGTATTAAGAGATCGTAAGAACCTACTAGATGTTTCTTACTGTAAGACAGGTTTAAAATTGGAAAAAGCTTTTCTTGAAGTAAAACCCCAAATCCAAAAGTCAGATCCGAGTTGGAAGGAGCTTAAAGTGACACCCCAGAAGTATTCCTTATTGACTTATTTAGGCCCCATTGGAACACATAGTCCTGATCAGGAAAATAGATATATGACATTAAAATGGTTACTTTCTCCTGTAAAAAGGGTTTATAGACCAAGAATACTACCGGGCCATGGAGGGACTTGTCATAGGGAGATTGAAATCAAATTCAATGAGCTCTATCGGAAATACTGCCTGACTCCCAGCAGACAGCCTCGCCTGACTGGCCCCCCCGGTTCCTGGGCTGTGGACGTGCATAGAGGCGGTCCCACCAGCCCTGGTGGCCGCCAGGGCTTAGAAACCCACAGGCTGAGTTTCCCTTTcaacaaagcaaaagcaaaaagtcTGACCGAGGCTTTTGAAACTGCAGGCAGAAGACCCACGGAGGAGAATGGGTGCCTGCCGAGGGGAGGTTCCTCTTTGTCACTCTCAAATGCCAGCCCCACACCGAGCCCGGGTCGCTCTCAGCAGATGCCTGACTTTCATTTCCAAGGAATCAGTTCTGGAACGTTTAGAAAGTCCGTATCGCCTGGCAGAGTTGTTTCAGTACCAAGGATAGGACCTCTGGGCTCTGGAAGAGACCGTTATGATGAAATCAAAGAACAATTTGACAAGCTTCATCAAAAGTACTGCCCGAAATCGCCTGTGCGGGCGAGGGCGCCTTTAGGTATTAGAGCGTCTCCAGGTAAAGCAAGTGTGGAAGTTTGGTACCAAACAGAAGATTTAGGAACGTTAAATCCAGACCCTCGCTTCCAGGGTTCCCCAAAGTTATCGCTGTCCTCGTCACCCATGAGAAGTCTGCTGGGCTCAGCTGCAACTGTGGCTCATCCATCTGCCCGCGTCCCTTCTGCTACCGGGAGGGACCTTCAGTCGCCTGCAAAAAGACTCAGGTTATCAGACCCCTGGGGGTGTGGACGAGACGTCCATTCCCGGGATTCCTCCGGTTGGGTGGGCAGAGCCGCCCCCAGACCGGGAGAGCAGGGCAGCTCCTCACAGCCCGACTCGGAGGAGGAGAAG agGAATGAAGGACGCTTTCAGGATGGAAGAGAAAATTGGTTTTTGTGCTAG